The Rubrobacter naiadicus DNA window TCAACTTAATCGTTATATAGGAAATTAAGAGCGAGTGAAGGGTTGGTGCATGGGAGAGATGGTTTTCGTCGGGCTTGGGGCTGCGGCGCTCATAGGGGGTTCTCTGGGCGTGATGGGGGCCGGGGGGTCCATTCTGGCGGTGCCAGTCTTCATATATCTGCTTGGTTTCGGGGTAAAGGAGGCGGTGGCGTCCAGCCTTGTGATGGTCGGTCTGACGAGCCTGCTCGGGTCTTGGGCCTATCTCAGGAGGGGGTTCATAAACACGAAGCTGGCGCTCTCCTTCGGGCTTTTGACGATGGCCGGGGCCTTTGCTGGGGCGCACCTGGCCCGGTTCATGAGCGGGCCGGAGCAGATGCTGTTGTTCTCCCTGGTGATGCTGGCGGCGGCGGTGATGATGCTGGTACGCGACGCCGCGAGGGGGAGCGGAGGATCTGATGTAGCGGAGGCACCGGGCGGGCTGAGGAGGGTGATCGTGCTCGCCCCGCTGGGCTTCGCCGTCGGCGTGCTCACCGGCCTCGTGGGGGTCGGAGGGGGGTTTTTGATCGTCCCCGTTCTCGTCCTCGCCGCGCGCATGTCGATGAAGGAGGCTGCGGGAACCTCGCTGCTGGTGATCTTCCTCAACTCCGCCGCCGCCTTCGCCGGTTATCTGGGGCAGGTGAGCCTCGACTGGCCCCTTTTGGCCGCCTTCGTCGCAGTGGCTGTCGCAGGGAGCCTGGCCGGCGCCCGCCTCGCGAGCGCGCTGCCCGAACGCGGCCTGCAGCGGGGGCTCGCCCTCTTCCTCATCGGGCTCTCCTCCGTGATCCTCTACCAGAATTTCGGCCCCTTGCTGCACCATTTCCAGGCCTTCTTGTATCTGCATGAGTATGTAGTAATATAAAGCCTCGTAAAGTGAGTGCGAGTGGGAGGTTCTAACAAGATGAGCGTGACGCGTGAAGGGTATGTGATCTCCGGCAGGACCGGGCTTCCTTTCGAGGAGGTCGTCGAGCGGGCGCGAAGCCTGCTGGCGGAGGCCGGTTACGGGGTACTCTGTGAGATAGACGTTGCTGCGAAGCTCAAGGAGAAGCTTGGGGTGGAGCGTGAGCCGTACGTGATCCTCGGGGCCTGCAACCCGCCGCTGGCGAACGAGGCCCTGGGGGCCGAGCCCGACCTCGGGGCGCTTCTACCGTGCAACCTGGCCGTCTACCGGCAGGATGGGCGTACGGTGGTGGCTGCGGTCGAGCCCGAGACCATGCTCTCCGTGGTGGGCAACGAGAAGCTCGACCCGATCGCGCGGCGGGTCCGGGGGGACTTCGAGCGCATCGTGGGCGAGCTCACCGGTGGTGAGGAGTAAGGAGGTTCTGGGGCGGTATGTCGAAGGTCGTGGTCTTCACCACGTCGAGCTGTCCGTGGTGCAGGAGGGCGAAGCGGTACCTGCAGGAGAAGCGGGTTCCTTTCAAAGAGATCAACGTAGAGCGTGACCCGGCGGCAGCGCGGGATCTGGTGCGCAAGACGGGCTCTGCCGGCGTGCCGGTGATAAAGATCGGCAGCAAGTGGATCGTCGGTTTCGACCGGCCGCGCATCGACCAGGAGCTCGCCCGCCGGGCTTCGTGAGGATTTTCAGAGACGGGAGGTTTTCGAGAGATGGCAGTTCCGGTACAGGTCGGAGAAGAGAATTTCGAGGAGGAAGTTCTGAACTCCGACGTCCCCGTGATCGTGGACTTCTGGGCGGAGTGGTGCGCCCCCTGCCGGGCGGTGGCGCCGGTGATGGAGAAGATCGCCGAGGAGTACGACGGCCGGGTCAAGGTGGCGAAGGTGAACGTCGACGCCGAGCCCGGTATAGCGGGGCGGTTCGGTATATCGAGCATACCGACGATCGCCTTCTTCGAGCCGGGTAAACAGCCGCAGGCCGTCGTCGGGGCCCTGCCCAAGGGGATGATAGAGGAGGCCTTCGGGCTCGAGCGTTTCGCCGGGGAGGCAGCCTGATGTT harbors:
- a CDS encoding sulfite exporter TauE/SafE family protein produces the protein MGEMVFVGLGAAALIGGSLGVMGAGGSILAVPVFIYLLGFGVKEAVASSLVMVGLTSLLGSWAYLRRGFINTKLALSFGLLTMAGAFAGAHLARFMSGPEQMLLFSLVMLAAAVMMLVRDAARGSGGSDVAEAPGGLRRVIVLAPLGFAVGVLTGLVGVGGGFLIVPVLVLAARMSMKEAAGTSLLVIFLNSAAAFAGYLGQVSLDWPLLAAFVAVAVAGSLAGARLASALPERGLQRGLALFLIGLSSVILYQNFGPLLHHFQAFLYLHEYVVI
- a CDS encoding DUF302 domain-containing protein, which produces MSVTREGYVISGRTGLPFEEVVERARSLLAEAGYGVLCEIDVAAKLKEKLGVEREPYVILGACNPPLANEALGAEPDLGALLPCNLAVYRQDGRTVVAAVEPETMLSVVGNEKLDPIARRVRGDFERIVGELTGGEE
- a CDS encoding glutaredoxin family protein, translating into MSKVVVFTTSSCPWCRRAKRYLQEKRVPFKEINVERDPAAARDLVRKTGSAGVPVIKIGSKWIVGFDRPRIDQELARRAS
- the trxA gene encoding thioredoxin, with protein sequence MAVPVQVGEENFEEEVLNSDVPVIVDFWAEWCAPCRAVAPVMEKIAEEYDGRVKVAKVNVDAEPGIAGRFGISSIPTIAFFEPGKQPQAVVGALPKGMIEEAFGLERFAGEAA